The DNA region aaacataacaaaacaaacactgaaactgagcaggacctcGTGGGGCTCCTGGACACCAAAGCCTTtgtgtcccccgtttcttgtttTAGGGAATAGGccccagcctccatgaccttccctgagttccaaagggcaggttcaagcagttactaatcagaaaagggaggggatgcagagataaGGGAGGAGGAACCCAGAAACAgtggtgcagccttggggcagggtcctcgttctgcctcaagggatacacaaaacaacgtctttgagctcttctgcagaactaaaacccccaagaAATGGAAGATGTTCGTTTGAAGATGTGCATTTGATGAAACTGGAATGTTTCATCACTACTTGACGAAACATtgttcattccagagagaaggtcacagtttgataaccttgagaagctcatcaagagaccacctgagggggccttccctggtggcacagtggttgagagtccgcctgccgatgcaggggacacgggttcgtgccccggtccgggaagatcccacatgccgcggagcggctgggcccgtgagccatggccgctgagcctgcatgtccggagcctgtgatccgcaacaggagaggccacaacagtgagagccccgcgtaccgggGGCGGGGgaagagaccacctgaggccagattaaaagagtgcaggccctgcacacaccctgatccttatcagcaaccccacccttgaaccattgctatgaAATTCCTCACCAAATTCcaccaggttgggacacacagttttgagggcattagcccactgtgtccccctttgcctggcaaagcaataaagctgttcttttctgcttcacccaaaactctgtctctgagattcgattcaGCACAGGTGTACAGAGGCCAAGTTTCGGTATCAACATCACTGTAAGAAAAAGCCTAAAAACACCCAAAGACATCCATGGAATGACATGGAAGGGCATAAACCCTGAAGCTCTAGTCTCAAGGAttatggagagaaaaataaaatgcagtgaaAGTAGACGAAGTTCATCAGTTCCAAATGTGGAAGAatttataataatgaataattCCAACAAAGGTTAACAGCCAACACGTGGCAATCTTACCAAGCATATTGGTCTACTTCTCAGTTTTGTAACTATCACAAAACTCCAAAGATTGAACATCAATCTATAAATATGGAAAACTTCACTGTCGCAAAGATGATAATACCTGTGACAAAGAGTGACAGACCCCTATTACTGCCGTTGAGTCACTCGGAAATACACTGCTCTCCTCCGTGTCCAAATGTCTGAGTTTCTCCAGGACAGTGGTGCTCAAACTTGAACTGCACCTTCAGAATCCCGTGGAGGGGTTGTCGAAGTCCAGATCGCTGGCCCCAgcctgagtttctgattcaggaagAATGGGGTGGGGCCCAAAACTCTTCATTTCAAACAGACTCCCAGGTAGGGCCAGAGCTGCCGTAGGGACTGCGCTTTGAGAACGGCCCCCAAGGCTGTCTGCTCTCTCATTGGCTCCTGTGTGATCATGTGATCCCCCCCCCCCTTCAGGCGCTCACTCCTCCAGCTGCTGGGCGTGTTGGCAGCTGGTTGCTCATAACAGAGTTCCTGCCAGGAACTGCCCTCCATCAAAGGAGGCCGCATTGTCCAGGTTTCATGCCCCTGTCCACGGGCAGCCCACAGCCGGTGACTGGTCCACATGTGGGTCACAGGTCCTGGCCTCCATTCAGGACACTTTGAAGGGTCATCCCATTTCAGAGCTCCCATGGGGTCCCGTCAGaacccagcttccccttctgccCAATCCCCTTTCCTATACTCCCTTAGGGCAATTGGTCCCGACGCAGATCTGTAGGATCAGTATCACCGAGCAGCTCGTTTGCCTATGAACGTAGGAGTGATATAGACTCTGCAACCTACCACATCTGGTAAGTGATATTCCCCGTGCTGTTCACAGCCAATATCAAACACGTACTTTCCAGGGCCAACGGGCTACGAGCAAAGAGAAACCAAGAAATACTTCACTCTTGAGCGTCAACACCCAGTAGAAAGtacaaaatgctttataaatgtgACTTTCATAAAACCTACCCCAAATCATGGAACTGGGGAAAATTCAGTATGGATTAAAGATGCTTTTGGGAACTAATGGCTAGTGGAATGCAAAGTATAGGcccccttttgtttgttttaaaaaaaactttaactaCATTTTATCTCTTTATAAAAGTAATGTATTTATGACAAAAATTTCACTTAGTTGACCCACACAGTCAAACTAGCTAAAAATAGtactattgatattttttaaaattttatctaaatatatagttgatttacaatattgtgttagaaCGACTAATATTTTGATGTAGTCTCTGTAACCTTATTTCtaatacagagattttttttttaaataaaaatctgacCGTAACTACACGTGCTGACTCTTATTCTATCTTTACTTAGAAATAGGGCATGAATGACCTCCCATATCACAGATATTCTTCCATAACATCGGTTGTCAACCTGGTATGTTATTTCATCAAAGAATTATAATCTGTTTTACTCACCTACTATTGTTGATATTTGGTATGCTGATACTTTGGCAAAAAATGCTATGGTAAACATATTCTGAGTTAAATCTTTAGGTCCACCCTTGGCATTTTCCTCGGGGTAAATTTACAGAAGTTGAATTTCTGGATAAaagtatgtgttttatatatatatatatttaaaccagAATAAGGctctaataattttctttccCACAACAGCACTTAAGAGCCTCTCGTCCGCAAACCCATATTTTTTCTGGGCTTaacatttattatacttttacattttatatatatatgtaaaaaacagGACCTCATCATTTGAAGTCACACCTTTTAAGTTATCAGTaaggctgaattttttttcaacatttttgaaatttaaatcacGTTGATTAAGCGCTTTACAAATTAAATGTTACAAATAGCCCAACCCCTTTTGTCAGatatcttttacattttctttaaggtGCTCTCTAATCTATATTGGCTTATTTTTATCAAGTGAAATCTTTTGggttttcctttctatttttgtatAGAAAGTCCTCTTCCTCATTCCAAAGGTCATAAATACTTATTCTTCTATCTGTGACTTTCTTGTTtgcatttaaatctttatttcttctagtaaGTATCTTCGTCTACATGTTGGAGGACaaactttggttttattttttctcccaaatGGTCATCAAGCTGTCCTagcactatttctttttttccttttttttgcggtacgcaggcctctcactgttgtggcctctcccgttgcggagcacaggctccggacgcgcaggctcagcggccatggctcacgggcccagccgctccgcggcacgtgggatcttcccggaccggggcatgaacccgtgtcccctgcatcggcaggcggaccgtcaaccactgcgccaccagggaagccctcccagcaccatttcttgaCTTCTCCCCACCATTCCTTTTAACTGGAAATGACATCCTTTCAAGtgctaaattattttatatacttcgATCTGTCTGTGGACTCTCTAACCTGcttcactgatctatatttctctatCCTAGTATCACACTGTTTTCATTATCGAAGATTTATAGTGTGTTTTCATAACTTGTCAGCAAGGATGTGAACAGGTAATTGTCTGAAGGAAGAAAGTCAAACCAGCAATAAAAGTGTGTAAAGGTGCTGGACCTCACCAGGAATCAGGGAATTCCACATTAAAACTATGAGATAACATTTTTTACCCAccagatttgaaaagaaaatgttaaagacTAATACCATCCAATGTTGATGGAAGAAGTGATGAAGAGACTCCCATATCCTGCTGACCAGAGTATAAACTGGCTTAGCTTTTCAGGACAATTAGAGTATCCACCATCATCTAAAGTATCAATACTTGTAGATTTCGCAATTCCGGTAACTAACCTACATAAAAACTTCTGAAATACACAAAAAGATAGCTTTTTCGGGGGTATATTTTTGTGTCCTGATATACTGTGGCTctatttatgtaattaaaatcCCCATGCTGTAACTCTGTATAAGCTGTACATGTAAGTCCGTGCCTTTGCGATGCTTGAGGTGGGCAGGCGGGATCCAGAGTCTGGGCGTTTCACGGTTGGAACTACGCTCTGGCACAACTTTAAAGTCTTTTTCTAACTAGCAGAACAAAGTCCCACTCTGCTCTTACTCCTCAGATGAGTCTAGGTTCGCAGCGTTCATTGGTCCCTCCCAATTGACTCGTATCAAATTCTCTTTCTTCCACCCACCTCCGTGTGCCGAAAAAGATCTCATGAGGTTTTGCTGGGAGTGACGTATTCCATGTACAGATTTGAGGAGAGCGTGCCTACACGCACAAAGACTGAAAGCAGAGTCTGCGATTAGGGCGTGAATtatatggaaatgaaaactgagtTTTAAGGGTCTGAGGCTACTTTATTAAATCAGTTAGATGTTCCTCTGTCAAACTCTTAACACCTTTCGTTTGCTCAGCAAACTCTTTCTTCGGGGAAAGTTTCTGCTCAACCCCTGATCAAGGCTACATGGCAAATGCAGGGTGGTAGGTAGCGTCCAAATTACTCAGGGTTTCTCTGCATCCCATCAGGGCTCGGGCAACAAGGACAGGCAAGGCCACAGAGTCCTCCCAACAGAAATGACCCATCACAGGTACTGCGAACCGGAAACCTTCAGACCCAAGGCCTCCAGCTCCACCACCACCTGGAGCAGGTGGGTGGGCGTGGGGCTCCAGGGAGGACCTGGTGTGTCTTCCTCCCTGCGGCTCCGGCTGCGGGCCTCCCGGGGGAAAGAAAGTCAAAACACCCACAGGCTCAACTGCAGGAAATGCTCAGTCGTTCCAGACAAATACGTATTTCATATCCGATTTACTCATAAGACCAAGGTCAAGATGCCCCCAGTGCTATAATGACTCCCGCTGCTGGGAGAGACCATGGATGTTActgagatgcagagaaactggctgagcttcccccgcccccaccctgccctctgtGGGTATCAGTGAGGCTCGGAGCTCAGCACAGCTGCCCTGTTTCCCTATCTGGAGCGGGTGGGAGGGTTTGCCTGGGTTTGTCCTATTTTCTGCTCACACATTTATACAGGCTCGGGGAGGAGGGTGTTGCTTATTTCATTGGCAAACATCGCTGCCCGTTGACTTACATTTTTGTTCAAGAACTTGCCCTGGTACCTGTGGTTCAGGTGGATGAGCTCTGCCGTGCCCTTCTGCTGGCCGTTCACCCAGGTACCCACGTACTTGCTGCCCGTCTCCGCGTAGAAGTAGGTGCCTTGCCCGTGCCTGGTGAAGATGAGGACCGCGATGCACTCGGTTCCGTTGCAGTGAAAACCCCTCCAGGTTTATGAGACACACAtttgttttgggtgtttttttttgcggtacgcgggcctctcactgctgtggcctctcccgttgcggagcacaggctccggacgcgcaggctcagcggccatggctcacgggcccagccgctccgcggcacgcgggatccccccggaccggggcacaaaccccgcgtcccctgcatcggcaggtggactctcaaccactgcgccaccagggaagccctgagacacACATTTGAATCAAGGGGGGGGCCTACGCTGAGGCGGGCTCACAAGTGGCTTCTATATCTGGGCCCAGTCGAAGCACACCTCCTGCTCGTGGCCCCAGCTGAGAGCAGGCATCCCTGCTGTACAGCGGCGGCCTCCCGCCTATCAGCTGGCTGGCTCGGGGAAGAGGCAGGGCTCCTGGGAGCTGCAACTCAGCGCCCAGAAGGTTCTCCTGTGCCCTCCGTGGCCTGGGGCCCTTGGGTGGGTTCCCGGGAACCTGCAGCCGCGCAGTACATTGCTCCCACGCTGGCCTTAAAGCCATGAACCGTGGGGCAGAGCTGGCCAGTGGGCTCTCCGGTCATGATTCTGTCGCTTAGTTACCGTCACGTGCTCATGACGTGAACTGATCTGCGGGCCCAGGGGGAGAACCGAACCTTTGGTGAGCAAACCACTCCCCGGTGTAGCTGTCATTGTTGACGTAGTAGTACACGCCGTGGCCATGCCTCAGGTCGTCCGCCCACTCCCCTGGAAGGGCCACACAAAAGCAGGGGTCAGGAGGAAACAGCTCCGCCCTTCACCACTGCCCCTGCCCACTCTGACCCCCCTCCATCCCTGCCTCCCGGCCGGACCGATAGACACCTGGAGTGGGGAGCCGGAGGAGGGAGGCTGAGCCGGGCCTCTGGGGGGACGGGCTGGCAGGTGTATGTACTGGGCCACTGTCACCTGCATGTGCTAACGGCGGCTTTTTCCCACTTGGCCGGCGGCACAGCAAGGCTTCAAGCCAGGGTTTGCTGCCCTATGGACAGTGGCCCCAGCTCCACACCCCTGCTGCCTCGCGTGCGTTCAGTGATCCAGCAACAACTTGGAGGCTCGGTGGTCTATTCTCAGCCACTTGCCGGCATTTCAATCTGTTTCCCTCCTCGCACCTGCTCCAGCGCCTGTGTTGAGCATCCCCGCCAAGTGGCCGCAAGCCGGTCTGCACCCCTTTCGGCCAAAGCAGCGGCAAAGAAGTCCCACGTTAACTTGGGCTTTGGGCTGGAAGACTGTGGACTTACTGAGCTAAAATGAGTACTTAGCCTCCGACCTCAGAGAGGAAATCCCTGGGCAGTGACTGCGCCCTGCACCCATTAAGGTACAAAACCATAAGGAGACACGACAACTTACAACTACCTCCAAAGGCGTTTTATATGTTAGCTAATAACCTTCGCAGTAAAATTTCCTTCAAGCCCCTACTCtgagtgcatatatatgtatctccacatatgcatatatcttcTCATAcatcacatatataatatatataaatatatatgttgttCAAATTAGATTAACATCTACGCtgaaatcaaaatgacaataatGAGATTAGGTTCATCAGAATCTGGAAAGAATTAAATCCTAAATTAGATTGTGTCAAGTTGATTTAAAAAGCAGATGGGTCCTACGTCTGGAGCCAGGCTTCTAAGATTtatgaaacaaaaccaaagagaaattcCATCTCTAGTAGGAACAGCAGTGACACTGTCCACCCAGGTGTCGGATTCCAGCAGAAGCCCTCTTTGATGATGCCTCGGTTCTGGTTTTATGTGGCCACCAGACCCGCAGCTCCAGCCCACACCCTCAGAGGGTGGAATCCGTGGTAAGAAGCGCTGCTATCACACAGGCTACATTGTGGCCACCgacatttactgaacacataCGATCCGTCGGGTCTGGTTCTGAGCATCTCACGTGTGTTCACTCATCTGATCCTCGCACTGCAGGGGAGAAGGCTGAGCAGGGAGGGATGGGGTCCCCTGAACCGGGTCACACCTACTGTCACACCAGTTCCAGGGTTGGGCTCACAGACCTTTTTGGAAATCTGATGAAAACTAGATAACTTCGCAGAAAAGCAGCCCGGAACATAACCTTTGCACACCGTTGGCAAGGCTCACAACCCACCCCCGCTCGTCTCTCTCCCTGGGTTAGGAACGGCCTTCACCGGTCTTTGGGGTGAGACGTCACACTGTCGTCACACCAGGTGACAATGGTGGGTGGGGCGGCAGTGCGGTTCTTGGAAATAAGGGGACAAGAGTCTTCCTGAGCTACGTAACATTGGCACGTAACGCCCTGCGGCAGAGGTAAGAACGCCACTTTAACGAGGCAGAACACCTCCCAGATCAGAAGCCTTCAGTGAAGGAACCACCATCTAAACCAACAATGTGTTCATCAGAAGAGGGGCTGGTCAGAAATGGAAGACAGCAAGCACAGCTCCAAGGAGACTCTACCACTGAGCACCAGTTGACCTGGGTCCAACCCACCCCCCGAGGTCCGTGCTCGCCCAGCAACCTCTCTCAGCGCATGGGCCCCCAGGAGGGAGTGTGCAGGCCACAGGGACAGTCACATGTCCCCCTGTGGATCAGTTCACTAATTACAAGGCTCTCTGGTTTCTGCATCAACCCTGTGAACACAGGAACATAGAtcgtatttgttgaatgactgggGAACTTGAAGCTTTCATGCATGTCTCAGCATCCCCAGAGAAGTTCCATCCCCAAGTCCTCCACAACACGGAAGTCTGCTTTGTGGTAATACTTTACCTTCATATCTTGATCCGTCTGGATAGATAAAAGTGCCTCGaccatgttttttatttttaacatattctcCAATGTACCGTGCACCACTTTTAAATTTGTAGGTCCCCTGAAACACATTGATTATATAATTCATATCAATCCTGAATTTAATCATTGCTAACAGAGTATTAAATTGGGTAAACCACCCACTCAAGCCACCGATTCTGACCTGGCCGTGCCTTTCACCATGTTCGTATTTCCCTTCATACGTGTCCCCATTGGGCAGTCTCGCTTTCCCATGACCATGCCGCTCACCGGCCTCGTTCCGCTCCCCTTCGTATTCCTGGACCGAAGAAAACTAGATGATCACagttaccatttattaagcactaaCCAGGgatctccctggtggtccagtgggtaagaccctgcactcccaaagcaggggacccgggtttgaaccctggttgggggactagatcctgcatgctgcaaggaagatcccacgtgctgaaacgaagacccagcgcagccaaaataaattttttaaaaaatgaataaaataaataaaagcactaaCTATGTGTTAGgcattttataaatagtattccattgcatccTCCCAATCCTTGGCCTTGTCTTACAGGTGAGGTAGG from Phocoena phocoena chromosome 4, mPhoPho1.1, whole genome shotgun sequence includes:
- the RSPH1 gene encoding radial spoke head 1 homolog isoform X1; translated protein: MSDLGSEELEEEGEKYLGEYEGERNEAGERHGHGKARLPNGDTYEGKYEHGERHGQGTYKFKSGARYIGEYVKNKKHGRGTFIYPDGSRYEGEWADDLRHGHGVYYYVNNDSYTGEWFAHQRHGQGTYFYAETGSKYVGTWVNGQQKGTAELIHLNHRYQGKFLNKNPVGPGKYVFDIGCEQHGEYHLPDVEREEDEEETLVTVVPKWKVTKITELALWTPPRPQEQTTADGPSQGEAPGAEGGGEPAEEVQPLTDDMSEGELDSVHPGEEEGDASREDGEEFHYDSLDQGNVSFEEEEARPELLD
- the RSPH1 gene encoding radial spoke head 1 homolog isoform X2; the protein is MSDLGSEELEEEGEKYLGGTYKFKSGARYIGEYVKNKKHGRGTFIYPDGSRYEGEWADDLRHGHGVYYYVNNDSYTGEWFAHQRHGQGTYFYAETGSKYVGTWVNGQQKGTAELIHLNHRYQGKFLNKNPVGPGKYVFDIGCEQHGEYHLPDVEREEDEEETLVTVVPKWKVTKITELALWTPPRPQEQTTADGPSQGEAPGAEGGGEPAEEVQPLTDDMSEGELDSVHPGEEEGDASREDGEEFHYDSLDQGNVSFEEEEARPELLD